One genomic segment of Myxococcales bacterium includes these proteins:
- a CDS encoding OsmC family protein, with protein sequence MSIRSVSVSTAAGKFGQRVQVGGLEIIADEPKESGGDDLGLAPHELVLAGLGACTSMTLKLYADRKGWPLERAEVTLDAERTSTAFAIRRRIQLHGPLDADQRARLLEIASKCPVHKTLTGEIAIESTLVDAPPT encoded by the coding sequence ATGAGCATTCGCAGTGTTTCGGTCAGCACGGCCGCGGGTAAGTTTGGCCAGCGGGTCCAGGTCGGGGGGCTCGAGATCATCGCGGACGAGCCGAAGGAGAGTGGCGGCGATGACCTTGGGCTCGCGCCGCACGAGCTGGTGCTGGCGGGGTTGGGAGCCTGCACGTCGATGACGCTGAAGCTGTATGCGGACCGCAAGGGTTGGCCGCTGGAGCGGGCTGAGGTGACCCTGGACGCCGAGCGCACCTCGACGGCCTTCGCCATTCGCCGCCGAATCCAGCTCCACGGCCCTCTCGACGCCGACCAGCGCGCCCGCCTGCTGGAGATCGCGAGCAAGTGCCCCGTCCACAAAACGCTGACCGGCGAGATCGCGATCGAGAGCACGCTCGTCGACGCACCGCCCACCTGA
- a CDS encoding response regulator: protein MGARILVVDDSPTIRKVVASILTSEDYEAVTADDGQDALSKLKAGEPIDLVLLDFVMPRMNGYQFCRELRAQPDRANMPVVLMSAKGDRIRGQFVQQTGAIDAITKPFDARGLIAVVEGALKKHEEGRGRPVPEAGAMPDDETIAEVMAPSLSAPSDDPALRRMQTAMEFSAALVRMVQPALAQISGVPADTTKLFTDAIVRTITPDNMGSLTSLLRTLDFGENTQEVLSGDVSVISIAEILQLLHLQHQSGGLVISNKKSEITLFVREGNVDFARSRGVRDEFLLGRYLVESSAISREDLDTVLGQRSGSRRLLGDVLKELGLVEPEAVTHAITRQASELVYEVVRWKTGRFTFTVGIPPEVSTVRLGLSTSALVMEGFRRVDEWRLIEGTFDFEETIARDEGAIERVGSDSKLTKREQAVLESIDGERTVREIVDFMEGSSFEVCKIIYQFLNSRLVRRRSAS, encoded by the coding sequence ATGGGCGCGCGCATCCTCGTCGTCGACGACAGTCCCACGATCCGCAAGGTCGTGGCGTCGATCTTGACGTCAGAAGACTACGAGGCGGTCACCGCTGACGACGGCCAGGACGCGCTGTCCAAGCTCAAGGCCGGCGAGCCCATCGATCTCGTGCTGCTCGACTTCGTGATGCCGCGCATGAACGGCTACCAGTTCTGCCGCGAGCTCCGCGCGCAGCCGGACCGCGCGAACATGCCCGTCGTCCTGATGAGCGCGAAGGGTGACCGCATCCGAGGTCAGTTCGTCCAGCAGACCGGCGCCATCGATGCCATCACCAAGCCGTTCGACGCGCGCGGACTGATCGCGGTGGTCGAAGGCGCGCTCAAGAAACACGAAGAAGGTCGCGGGCGCCCGGTGCCCGAAGCGGGCGCCATGCCCGACGACGAGACCATCGCCGAGGTCATGGCACCGAGCCTGAGCGCGCCGAGTGATGACCCCGCGCTGCGCCGCATGCAGACCGCGATGGAGTTCTCCGCCGCGCTGGTCCGGATGGTGCAACCGGCGCTGGCGCAGATCTCCGGTGTGCCGGCCGACACCACCAAGCTCTTCACCGACGCCATCGTGCGCACCATCACCCCGGACAACATGGGGTCGCTCACCAGCCTGCTGCGGACCCTGGACTTCGGCGAGAACACTCAGGAGGTGTTGTCCGGTGACGTCTCCGTGATCTCGATCGCCGAAATCTTGCAGCTTTTGCACCTTCAGCACCAGTCCGGCGGGCTCGTCATCTCCAACAAGAAGAGCGAGATCACCCTGTTCGTACGCGAGGGCAACGTCGACTTCGCGCGCTCGCGCGGGGTGCGCGACGAATTTCTGCTGGGGCGCTATCTGGTCGAGTCGTCAGCCATCAGCCGCGAAGATCTGGACACCGTGCTCGGGCAACGCTCGGGCTCCCGCCGCCTGCTGGGCGACGTGCTGAAAGAGCTGGGGCTGGTGGAGCCCGAGGCGGTCACCCACGCCATCACGCGCCAGGCCTCCGAGCTCGTGTACGAGGTCGTGCGCTGGAAGACCGGTCGCTTCACCTTCACCGTCGGCATCCCGCCGGAGGTGTCCACCGTACGTCTGGGGTTGTCCACGAGTGCGCTGGTCATGGAGGGCTTCCGCCGCGTGGACGAGTGGCGTTTGATCGAGGGCACGTTCGACTTCGAGGAGACCATTGCTCGAGACGAGGGCGCCATCGAGCGCGTGGGGAGTGACTCGAAGCTGACGAAGCGCGAACAAGCCGTGCTCGAGTCCATCGACGGGGAGCGTACCGTGCGCGAGATCGTCGACTTCATGGAAGGCAGCTCGTTCGAGGTGTGCAAGATCATTTACCAGTTCTTGAACTCACGCCTGGTGCGAAGGCGGAGTGCTTCCTGA
- the aspS gene encoding aspartate--tRNA ligase, translating to MARFIDELKRTHSNDALRAANLDEEVVLFGWVDSRRDHGSLIFVDLRDREGLTQVVFDPDASQEAHDLAEQVRSEWVIGIRGRVRSRGEQFSKKENKLVSATNPNLHTGEIEVVVTEATIFNKAETPPFEITDDIDTREEVRLQYRYLDLRRRPLQRALRMRHTINQATRNYLSGQGCLEIETPFLVKYTPGGARNFLVPSRLNAGKFYALAESPQIFKQLFMVAGYERYFQIVRCFRDEDLRLDRQPEFTQIDLEMSFVNQDDIFSMVEGLVFAIWREGLGIDLHELFPDGRFPRMKFEDSMRDYGNDKPDIRFGMKHIDLTDLIIEHNGGGVPFWQPIAEKFKTGVHRRELPAEIVKAMVVPGDAGFSRTDTDKLEQLAKSMGAAGLARAKVAADGSWTQSPFAKTIEPGLREAINAACGAKENDLIILQFGKASVVHTVLANLRVHIAKKLGLIPEVGHGDRYQFLWVVDPPLFEWDEDGKRWGAAHHAFTRPHDESVPLLETDPGMVLCHRYDLVLNGFEIAGGSIRLHDPEVQRRVFKSLGISDEQAQEKFGFLLSALRYGAPPHGGIALGMDRLAMLAAGSDSIRDVIAFPKTQKGTDVMSDAPNNVSPEQLADLHIRTVSEDG from the coding sequence TTGGCCCGCTTCATCGATGAGCTCAAGCGCACCCACTCGAACGACGCGCTCCGCGCAGCCAACCTCGACGAGGAGGTCGTCCTCTTCGGCTGGGTCGACAGCCGCCGCGACCACGGCTCGCTCATTTTCGTCGACCTCCGAGACCGGGAGGGCCTGACTCAGGTCGTGTTCGACCCCGACGCCTCCCAGGAGGCGCACGATCTGGCCGAGCAGGTCCGCAGCGAGTGGGTGATCGGCATCCGCGGCCGGGTGCGCTCCCGCGGCGAGCAGTTCAGCAAGAAGGAGAACAAGCTGGTGTCGGCCACCAACCCGAACCTCCACACCGGAGAGATCGAGGTCGTGGTGACCGAGGCCACCATCTTCAACAAGGCCGAGACGCCGCCCTTCGAGATCACCGACGACATCGACACCCGCGAAGAGGTGCGCCTGCAGTACCGCTACCTGGACCTGCGCCGCCGGCCGCTGCAGCGCGCGCTGCGCATGCGCCACACCATCAACCAGGCAACCCGCAACTATCTCTCGGGCCAGGGCTGCCTCGAGATCGAGACGCCTTTCCTGGTCAAGTACACGCCGGGTGGCGCGCGCAACTTCCTGGTGCCTTCGCGGCTCAACGCCGGAAAGTTCTACGCACTGGCGGAGAGCCCGCAGATCTTCAAGCAGCTGTTCATGGTCGCCGGCTACGAACGCTACTTCCAGATCGTGCGCTGTTTCCGTGACGAAGATCTGCGCCTCGATCGCCAGCCGGAGTTCACGCAGATCGATCTCGAGATGAGCTTCGTGAACCAGGACGACATCTTCTCCATGGTCGAAGGCCTGGTGTTCGCCATCTGGCGCGAGGGGCTCGGCATCGATCTGCACGAACTCTTCCCCGACGGGCGCTTCCCGCGCATGAAGTTCGAGGACTCCATGCGCGACTACGGCAACGACAAGCCGGACATCCGCTTCGGGATGAAACACATCGACCTGACCGACCTGATCATCGAACACAACGGCGGCGGCGTGCCGTTCTGGCAGCCCATTGCCGAGAAATTCAAGACCGGCGTGCACCGCCGGGAGCTGCCGGCGGAGATCGTCAAGGCCATGGTCGTGCCGGGTGACGCGGGTTTTTCCCGGACCGACACCGACAAGCTCGAGCAGCTCGCCAAGAGCATGGGCGCCGCGGGCCTGGCCCGGGCGAAGGTCGCCGCCGACGGCTCTTGGACGCAGTCACCCTTCGCCAAGACCATCGAGCCCGGACTGCGGGAGGCGATCAACGCCGCCTGCGGCGCGAAGGAGAACGACCTCATCATCTTGCAGTTCGGCAAGGCGAGTGTGGTCCACACGGTGCTCGCCAACCTGCGCGTGCACATCGCCAAGAAGCTGGGACTGATCCCCGAGGTCGGACACGGCGATCGTTACCAGTTCCTGTGGGTCGTCGATCCGCCGCTGTTCGAGTGGGACGAAGACGGCAAACGCTGGGGCGCCGCGCACCACGCGTTCACGCGCCCGCACGACGAGAGCGTGCCGCTGCTCGAGACCGATCCGGGCATGGTCCTCTGCCATCGCTACGACCTGGTCCTGAACGGCTTCGAGATCGCCGGCGGCAGCATCCGCCTGCACGACCCCGAGGTTCAGCGCCGGGTGTTCAAGTCGCTGGGGATCTCGGACGAACAAGCGCAAGAGAAGTTCGGCTTCCTGCTCTCGGCCTTGCGCTACGGCGCGCCGCCCCACGGCGGCATCGCCCTGGGCATGGATCGCCTGGCCATGCTGGCCGCCGGCAGCGACAGCATCCGGGACGTGATTGCCTTCCCCAAGACCCAAAAGGGCACGGACGTCATGAGCGACGCACCGAACAACGTGAGCCCAGAGCAGCTCGCCGACCTGCACATCCGAACGGTCAGCGAGGACGGCTGA